A window of Nonomuraea angiospora genomic DNA:
CTCGCCGGCACGGCCGGACACGGGGTCTGGCAGGTGACGGCCGCGCTGGTGCTGCTCGGCCTCGGCTGGTCGTGCGGCCTGGTGGCGGGCTCGGCCCTCGTCACGGAGTCCGTCCCGCTCGAACGCCGCCCCGCCGTCCAGGGCCTCTCGGACCTGCTGATGAACGTCTGCGGCGCCACGGGCACGATCGTCGCGGGCGCCATCGTGGGGACGCTCGGCTACGGCGTGCTCGGCCTGGTCGTGGGGGTCATGGCGGCGCTCGCGGGCGTCTGGCTGACCGTCATCTGGCGCGCCGACCGTCACTTGGCGTCGGCGTAGGACGAGACGGCCACCGCCTCCATGGGAAAGCGCACCGGCGTCGCCCCGAACAGCAGCCGGGTGGCCTCGACCGCGGCCGACGCCACCGCGGCGATCACCTCCTCCGCCTGCTCGGCCGGGCAGTGGACCATCACCTCGTCGTGCTGGAAGAACACCAGCCGCGCCGGCTCCGGCAGCAGCCCGCGCAGCACCGCCATCAGCGCCAGCGCCCACTCGGCCGCCGTGGCCTGCACCACGAAGTTACGCGTGAACCGCCCGCGGTCCCGGGCCGCCCGCGCGCCCTCGGGCCCCGACACCAGCTCCTTCCACCGCGGCGAGGGCGGCGGGCTGGTGCGCCCGAGCCAGGAGCGCACGAGCCGCCCCTCCTCCCCCGCCTTGGCCGCGTCCTCCACGAACTGGTACGCCTTGGGGAAGCGCTGCCGCATCACCGCCAGCAGCTTGGGCGCGTCACCGCTGGTGCCGCCGTACATGGCGGACAGCATCGCGATCTTGGCGTGGTCGCGCTCGCCGCCGAACGACTTCGCCAGCGCCGAGTACAGGTCGATCTCCCCGGCGGCCCGGGCCAGCCCCACGTCGCCGGCCATCGCGGCCAGCACCCGCGGCTCCAGCTGGGCGGCGTCGGCGACGACCAGCGCCCACCCCTCGTCGGCCACCACCACGCGCCGCATCACCTTGGGGATCTGCAGCGCCCCGCCACCGCTGGTGGCCCACCGCCCGGACACCACGCCGCCGACCACGTACTCGGGCCGGAAACGCCCGCCCCGCACCCACTGATCGGCCCACACCCACCCGTGGAAGCTGTAGAGCCGGGCCAGCTCCTTGTAGGCCAGCAGCGGCTTCACCGCGGGGTGGTCGATCTGCTTGAGCTCCCACGACCGGGTGGTCTTCAACGCCACCCCCGCCCCCTTGAACGCCTTGACGAGCTGCTGCACCGAGTCGGGGTTGACCGGCTGGCCGAGGGCCGCGGTCACCTCGTCGGCCAGCGCCTGCAGCTTGGCCGGGCGCATGCCGTGGACGGGCCGCGGCCCGAGCAGCTCGGTCAGCAGCTCGTCGTGCACGTCGCGCCGCCAGGGCATGCCGTCGTAGGACATCTCGGCCGCGATGAGCGCCCCCGCCGACTCGGCCGCCACCAGCAGCCGGAACCTGCCCGGCTCCGGCAGCGCCTCGATGCGGCGCAGCTGGTCGGCCAGCACCTCCGCCACGGCCTCGGCCGCGAGCGGCTCGGGCGCGAACAGCGTGCCGGGCGCGCTCGGCTGCTCCTCCGGGACCGGCAGCCCGTGCAGCCGGGCGTGGGCGGCCCTGGCCGAGCGGCTCTCGCCGTAGCGGCCCTCGTACGCGAGCAGCAGCCCCTCGGTGAGCGCGAGGTCGTGGCAGCGCGAGACCCGCGCGCCCGCGCCCAGCAGGTCGGGATAGACCTCCCGCGCGTCGGCCCACACCCACCGCGGGCGCTCGGCCTCCTCCAGCTCGCGTACGGCCCCCGCCAGGTCGGCGGGGCGCCGCGCCGAGCCGCCCACGGGCAGCAGCGTCTCTCCGGCGACCACGACATACACGTGGTCAAGGGTGCCAAAAAGCTACGACAAAGCGATGCGCACCTCGTCCTCCAGCGGCGGATCGTCCTCCTGGGCCCGGCACCCGGTGGCGGCGAAGCACCGCACGGTCAGCTCCTCGGGCGTGACCGACAGGTGCAGGAACTGCTTGAAGAACGGCGGCGTGTCCCAGTCGGACAGCTCCGACAGGTAGCGGTGGAACACCTTGTCGACCGGCAGCCTGAGCGGCCACGGCCACGCCCCGAGCAGCCGCGCCGCCCACCGCATCCTGCGGGTGATCGTGACGGGGCCCTCGGGGGATCTGACCGGCTCGTTCTTGATCTGGTCCGCCATGATGCACAGGGCCTCGGAGGGCGTCAGGTAGATCCACTTCATCCGCAGGCGGTGCGCGTACAGCTGGCTGTAGAAGGACAGGGAGTCGCCGCGCAGCGGGTAGCACCTGAACTCGTCCTCGTGCACGTCCGCGACGTCGACCCGCTGGATCGTGTGCGTGGCGTGCATGAAGGCGCCGCCGCCGCCGGAGACGATGTACTGGATCACCCGGTCGCCCACTTTGACGGGGTAGCGCTGGTAGTTGTGCACGTCTCCGCCGATGGCCGCCACGTAACGGTTCGCCGGGTCGCGCACGATGTCGTCGATCGTGCCGCCTTCCTCCAGCGGTGAGGGCTTGTAGACGTTTCCGGTGTAGATGGGCTTGCCCGTGACGAGGATCTTGGGCCGCGGATCGCGCGAGACGCGCCGCAGCCAATCGGTCTGCCCCTTGTCGATGATGTTCTTGATGCCGGTGTCGACGCCGACGATCAGCAGGCTGTCGCTCTCGATCACCCAGTACGGCCCCGGCTGCGTGACCTGCTGGGACGGCTTGCCCCTGAGCTCGCGCGCCCGGGCCAGCCGCGCCTCGTCGATGGCCTCCGGCTTGCGCCACAGCAGGCCGCGCAGCCAGCGGTCCGGTCTCGGCTTGAGCGCCGGCGCGTCGCAGAAGACCCGCATGAAACCGCCGAGCCCGTCGTACCAGTCGTGGTTGCCGGGGACGGCGTAGATCGGGGCGTCATAGTCCTTGTACGGACGGAAGAACTTGTCCCCGTACTCGTTGCCCGATCCCGTCGGATAGATCACATCACTCGCGATGACGGCGAAGGACGTCTCTTCCCCTACTTTCAACATCCCCGGAACAACGGCGTACTGGGACGCGTCCCCCTCGCCTGTATCACCGAGCAGCAGGAAACTGAAATTTCCCCCGACAGGGGGTTTGATACGAAATTCCGGATCAATCCCTCGCGCTTCCTGAGCCGCCACCCATCGCGCCCGAACCTCTCCCGACGGATCCCCGAACAACCCCGCGAGGATGTCGTTACGCGATCTCCACAGCGTCGCCAAATTCAGCCAGGTAAACCCGTGATTGTCGGGTCTGAGCTGCGCGAACGCCCCCGTCTGTGTGCAGGCCCATCCTGCCCCCTCTTCTGACACCCTTGAGGAAAGCTGCTTTCCCCGCTCGGCCGCGACTTCCACCATGACCACATACTTACCGCGATCACCCATTCGTGCACCCGGAACGCTCCGTACTGTAAGGAACACAGAAGGTTCGCAATGGTGTACCCTCAACCCCCCAAGCAAGCGGTAGGGACCGTCGAGGGGGGTGCCTCATGACCCGTAACGGCCCGGAC
This region includes:
- a CDS encoding bifunctional 3'-5' exonuclease/DNA polymerase, whose product is MYVVVAGETLLPVGGSARRPADLAGAVRELEEAERPRWVWADAREVYPDLLGAGARVSRCHDLALTEGLLLAYEGRYGESRSARAAHARLHGLPVPEEQPSAPGTLFAPEPLAAEAVAEVLADQLRRIEALPEPGRFRLLVAAESAGALIAAEMSYDGMPWRRDVHDELLTELLGPRPVHGMRPAKLQALADEVTAALGQPVNPDSVQQLVKAFKGAGVALKTTRSWELKQIDHPAVKPLLAYKELARLYSFHGWVWADQWVRGGRFRPEYVVGGVVSGRWATSGGGALQIPKVMRRVVVADEGWALVVADAAQLEPRVLAAMAGDVGLARAAGEIDLYSALAKSFGGERDHAKIAMLSAMYGGTSGDAPKLLAVMRQRFPKAYQFVEDAAKAGEEGRLVRSWLGRTSPPPSPRWKELVSGPEGARAARDRGRFTRNFVVQATAAEWALALMAVLRGLLPEPARLVFFQHDEVMVHCPAEQAEEVIAAVASAAVEATRLLFGATPVRFPMEAVAVSSYADAK
- a CDS encoding metallophosphoesterase family protein, with protein sequence MSEEGAGWACTQTGAFAQLRPDNHGFTWLNLATLWRSRNDILAGLFGDPSGEVRARWVAAQEARGIDPEFRIKPPVGGNFSFLLLGDTGEGDASQYAVVPGMLKVGEETSFAVIASDVIYPTGSGNEYGDKFFRPYKDYDAPIYAVPGNHDWYDGLGGFMRVFCDAPALKPRPDRWLRGLLWRKPEAIDEARLARARELRGKPSQQVTQPGPYWVIESDSLLIVGVDTGIKNIIDKGQTDWLRRVSRDPRPKILVTGKPIYTGNVYKPSPLEEGGTIDDIVRDPANRYVAAIGGDVHNYQRYPVKVGDRVIQYIVSGGGGAFMHATHTIQRVDVADVHEDEFRCYPLRGDSLSFYSQLYAHRLRMKWIYLTPSEALCIMADQIKNEPVRSPEGPVTITRRMRWAARLLGAWPWPLRLPVDKVFHRYLSELSDWDTPPFFKQFLHLSVTPEELTVRCFAATGCRAQEDDPPLEDEVRIALS